DNA sequence from the Uloborus diversus isolate 005 chromosome 1, Udiv.v.3.1, whole genome shotgun sequence genome:
GTAATCGGATTGGTATTTTAACCGGCCTctgtttgtaaaaatataaaagtaaaatttttagaatgtgtGTTCTGTGAACCCCATGTGTGAagacatgtattttaaaaatgtagaaactcgttcaatgttttcataaaatttttcaaatgtgtttatataaatagtttgaattgtttttaagtatgcttttACGAATTGTCTCCAAGAGGGGGAACTTGTTGGCATAAGCCTACATTTTATTATGTTCTTGGAGCAATTTCGTAAAAAGAtaatatgtattttaattgtttaaaactcaCCAGTAAATTCAAACTAGTCTGAAAAATAGATTCCCGGTTTTAAAAGACGTAATTTATCCGGCGGGCGTATGTATGAAACCCCCAAGTGACTAAACACCCAACATGTCAATCGCGTGTTTCGCCCATCGGCGGACGTGACGTCAGGCCTCAAGAGTTGAGGATCTTTCTGCTAGTAGCAGTCAAGAATGCAAATTTAAGAAATAGCAACAGTTAAAGGATTAACTGTGAGTTGCTTTAAGATGCAACAGATGtaaattttgatgacgtcacgtcATTGCGTCGGGGTAACAGAGAAGGTTTAAATAGAAAGTCAATCAGTCAATCGATCTCTTATGATTTGCTTCCGTTCTGCAGACGGTGTGTTTTGATTTGATCATGTGCGCTCAATAAGATTGATTTATCCACGCAGAGGACGTGGAGGTTTTCAGAAATGTTGTAACAAGATTCAATAGCCTGCTAACAGAGCAGGATGTTCTAAAACAGTGCCCTACAAGTAACGAAGgagtttttttaaggaatataaatttgaaGAGTTGATGTTTTTTAAGTATTAGGCCTAACAGGGCCGGAAGGTTCGTCTGGCATATACTCGATTACGGAGCCGGTCGGACTGGATTGAATCCACTATATGGTGAGGTAGCCTCTGCTAGTGGAAGGTTCCTGTTTTGCTTGAAGCTGGGCAAATAATTTCCTGTGCTGCTGTTTCTGTGGCAGGGGTGTGCCTAGGTTTGATTGACCATGGATTTTGGTCTCCTGTCCACGAGTGGACGTTTTTAACTCGTCTTAACATCCGACAGATGGATGTTGCCTTCGTTGTTTTGTGTGCAAAGTTTAAAGTATGGACTCCCAGTGGTatgattatttaaaatagtttttctggACAGCTACCAAGGACAGCTgtaagtgaagcggatgttttttctttgtcaataataaatgtttcgccaaacaaacaaaaaggtataaaatcacattaacagtagctttctgTTGGCCTTTTAAAGGTAGACCAACGGATGTGGAATGGCGTAgggtaaatgttaaaaaatattaggaaCGTTTTAGAACTGttgataattttttaagtaattgaaTCTTGTGATTTTTCTCTGTGATATTTGTTTGTTGGGGGGGtattattatatttgaattgttaATAGGggatttactttttataaatgcGATTGTttttgcctatttacattttacacatgtttttgaataaaatgttatttaaattgaaattcagtttccattgcttcatttctccCGAACTTACCATTCCACATCTGTTGGTCTACCTTTAAAAGGCCAacactttcaaatctttatatattaagagctgcgttgcgttgcccggctttgcccggtctatcttAAGAATAAAAagtgtgtcaagtgacatatattcaacaatcagactaaaataaaagaaaaaaaaaaacaccatgcaaaattacccttccaaacaatgacgacagatattaaaatacttttaagaaattcaagtgcaaaagatgaattttaaaagcgtaaccgtggaaacatgaaataaaataagtttgagaaattaaatgcaaaataaggaaataaacaatggattcaaaaagcataaccatgaaaacgcgaaaataaaatggttgacaacctgaatcaaaatgacatatttcgaaattgatttaaaaacgcttgtaacttttttcctttgaagatagaagctaattttttcgaccataggtcgagagggatctggagtgaaaaatgtcgcttttcccaatggtgtcaaaaagaaaactgtgggacaattccttcactttttattcatagatttaatgaagaaagtagtgccgaaatttcagctaatcctaaaaaagttcgagctaaaaacataaattactcccaccgtaattaagttagagcattgaaacaaattgttcagaacacagaaaattctacccttttcaatgatacataatattaatatgtgcaagtaatttttcacccctttaatagccaataataggcaatttacgtgaaatttcggcttaaattggaataaaaaaaagaactatttatcgtttttttttcgaattatagcctacattactcagtaagaaagcacctttcatatagtgaaggaatttttcaagtAGGTGCTgtggttctggagattacctcgaacacataaacacacaaatattcgccctctctctttataatattagtatagatggaACCAATTTgtagtccttttttttaaatgtaagaacaGTCAGtggaaattagagaaaaaaagaaggtcggagtctatgttttccaacgactcctttgccccaaaatcagtcagactctttgactctgactccacagccctggttaaaaCTTCAACTTGTCAGAAACAAAAGCAAGTCTTTATttattaatcctttttttttaaatattttcttcttgtaTTTAGTTGGTTATGACCAAAATTGATAAAGCTACGAACAGCAAACGTTTAAGAAATCTTTTGCATCTTCAAAGTGTACAAGCTAAAATTTCATCACTTTGTTGCTTTCCACAGGCATTTATGCTAAggtatgtggttctttttttttattctcttagCGTACAAAAGCAAAGATGACATACACTAGTGTATGAAATATTGATGtactttcaaaattctttgaattttcttttttagttcacaTACAAAAGAAGGACTGCAATATTTTATGGCTTTTATTGCGCACATAAGTGGAAATCTGAATATAGAAGAACAGTAATAAAGATAAATATATAATTCATATTATTTGCTCTTTCTGATAATTTTGTGTGTtgttttttgtttctgaaaatgtaactaaaaagatttatttctgaaaatagtgtgtttttgtattgttaaaaaaaaaaactcataattgcttaatcttatttatttattataaaatctTATATTTATAAAATGAGGGCTatactatttgattttttttgtatagtgtAATTGTTTTTCTCATATCAAGTCACTTGTTAAGTTGAAGTTCGtaacattgaaaaatgttttgaaatcaccactctacatataaatgattttaattcaTTTCTGTGAGGCACATATATCTCTTATAGCACGTGAAAAAGGCAAAAGGGTATGGGAAtcaggggtgttcccatagggtatactccaaaAACGCCATATATCAAACATTTTTAGATAtgttatgtatatgatcacatacacatattgtgcatagtggattactgggagcaaaccttcagaaaaattgatgcGAACATCACTGCCAAAGACCAAGATACTCATGTCTCTCTCTCTTCCTCCCCAGTTcatttacttttcaaatattttttcagtgtatatctgtattcttttactttttaatttttttaaaaaaattattaaagttcttAAATACTGCTGTTACATTTATTATTAACATCTGAAATTAACATTTTACATGTTCCTGTTAAAGAGATTATTCAAAATATGTTAATAAATCAGATATTGTGAAACCATGTACAGCTATCTGTATCAAGTTGCGAGTTTTTAAAAGCTAAATAACTTCTTGGGAATGTAAGAGTAATTTACAAAAGTCAAATTCTCTTGAAAAACATATTTCCTTGTGTATGAAATCTTGCTAGTACTCTTGATGGTTAACATAATAAAGTGCATGATAGTTAAAGTTAACTAAAAGTACTgtttaaagaaatttgaaagtgcTTAATACAGAGCTTTTACTGTGCTATCCAAGTTTTTAAGCActctcccccaccccccattTATAGTCAAACCAGttcttaaatctttttttttttttccataaaagaaGGCAAGcttatttgaaaaaacatttaaatatctgtaaaacttactttaatgcaaaaaaaaaaggttcttttatttttgaaattgatgtaaaAAGCATAAATGGTTACTTTTGTGTTTAGTTTCATTGATTAGTTGAATAAGTAATGAAAAATTATCTGATATGCTGCTAATAAATCGAAAGAGAATAGTTCCTTTGTCTCTTGGCACTACTCTAAACTTTTAAGTTATATGTCAAAGAGATATATATTGATATGAAGtgcttaaatatataaatatttcaagACAAGTTGAACAAATTTTGGATCTGATTTGTTTCTTAAATTTGAGGATGCTTCAAAAAgctgaaaatacttttgaaaaccaTGTATTGTTTGATTGtacaaatagttaaattaattactaGCGGAGAACAAAGGCACTCGACGAAAAATTGATAACATACATTCtatataaagggaaaaaaaaagaaaagtagaaattagttcattttgttagcttttttttttttcagttaaagacttatcatgaaataattttatacatcAATTTGTACAAAGTGGattttattttccaacatgcaCATGTAAAAATTCTTACATACaagcattataattttaatgataaaaggtaaaaaatattttttcacacatagttgtaataatttaagaaatgaaggGCAATTATTTTGAATGTACGTATATGTCTTATGTGAATGTGACATGAATTTATATCAATGACGCATTTTATACATGAGGGCTGCACCTCttatttgatgaattttgtagACATATCTAGATAAAATGGGAAAACACAAAAAAGGAAAGATAGTTATAACAGAGAATTATTATTGCTACAAGTTTATTTTGTTAATGCAaagtttccaatgctttttttaGATACCAGTTTGAGACTATTTGGCTCTAAATTAGCAACAATCATTTTTAATATCGAATGAAAGTAATCTGTTATTTGGAACTTTTCAGAAGGTTTCTGTTCATAACTTTGAACACAACAAACCACTTGGATTAGCTTTGGGGGTCCCATCTGGTTGATGGGCAATCGGTTGGCACTGCTGATTAATGtggaattttattctcttttttgaAATGAGGCTTTATGATTTATTATGAAATCCACTATTGCATGTTTCAAGGATGCccacatggggggaggggggggtcatggtgcagactgctccctgcagcattgaaatttttagggggaggaggggttgttttgagcagtgtttttctcattttgggggcgTCATACGTGATATCATGCTGCATTTTGGACTGTTGATCACTCAGGCCCTTGGTACTAAAAAACAGGAACTAAACTCACAAGTACAATCAAATGCATTTTGTTACAAACATAAACTAATCATTTTGAGCATAAaatagaaaaatggaaattaatatttaatatataaCATGCCTCTTGGGCTTGTCAGTTTGTTTGCTGATTCCTGTCCCCCATAAAACATATACAACTTTTACTACTTTTGACCTGAGCCAGAAATCCCTATGCAGCTAagcatgtttttcagaaatgcACTTAAAATTTCTCAGCAATTGAAAAAACTACAAGTGATAAGACCTAGTTTTATAATGAATATTGCttataaaaatgtataagaaacatATGAATATGAACAAAATATAATTGGAtgcaaatataattattttaacaaaactatAAGGAATACTGGGTAGGTGCTAAGGGCCAGAGAAGTAGCCTGCCCGTCTAAATTTGTTAAAGTAATTAAATGAACCCGCATTTTTGGTTCAATGAACCTGATTGCATGATTGATGGAAGAGCTTTATAATGAATGTGGATTGTATGAGACTGATTGAGCAAAGTTCATTGAGTCAATGAACgtgattaaaaatgtaattagTGAACTGAGCGTGACTGattatttgattaaataaatgggattaacagaaaaaattgaaacatggtTCGTCTGCATGCCGAGGGCACTAAATCCAATTGTGGGGTCTAGTTTTTTGCAATTTGACATTAATGCAATTGTAATACAGCAGATATTGGTCTATTTAATGGCGTAAGTCTAGGTGCATCAGATAGAAAACAGAAAGTTTTCATGCACCTTTTAAATATTGCCAAGTAGCCAGTAGTAACATTTATTAACCAGTTACTGAACGTTTATATCACATATGTTTGAGCCCCAAGGATTGCTAGATACCATTTTGTTTGTAAACGTCTCCAAAAGTTTTTTCAGAGTTTCTACTCATGTAGACACATTTcctgttttcattttattagtgcaaagttttatttatttacttgacaATATTACAATAAATGGAG
Encoded proteins:
- the LOC129225839 gene encoding GTP-binding protein 8-like; protein product: MPGYGYNEPKWFESLVTEYLYKRKNLLRLFLLIDGEVGLQESDQQAMQNLENLKVPYALVMTKIDKATNSKRLRNLLHLQSVQAKISSLCCFPQAFMLSSHTKEGLQYFMAFIAHISGNLNIEEQ